In Tautonia marina, the genomic stretch TCCTGCACGACGGGCTGAAGGCCCCGGAACGGCCGACGCCGCCGGGTCACATCGACTCCGTCCCCAAGCCGCGCTGACCCGGACGACGACGACTCTTGAGAGGGCCTTCCCATGGACGATGCCGAAAACCGCCGCAATTTCCTGAAGAAGGGCACGGCCGCGACGGTCGGGACATTCGGGCTCTCCTCGGCCACCGCCGGCGCCCAGGAGGCTCGGCCCGAGGTCGACGCCCCTCCCCCCCAGCAGGCCCCCGGGCCGTTCGACGAGTATTCGCGAACCCGGTCGAGCTATGGCGGCCCGCCCGACTCCGACCGCTTCTTCGGCAAGCTCGTGCCGGGCCGTCGGGGCTCAGATCAACCGCCGGTGCCGTTCGAGATGCCCGACGTGGTCACGCTCCCCTGGCGAATGGTGGACGGGGTCAAGGAGTACCGGATCGTCTGCGAACACGTCCGCCGCGAGCTGCTTCCCGGTTACTGGATGGACCTTTGGGGCTACAACGGCAGCGTCCCCGGCCCGACGATCGAGGCCAACCAGGGCGACCGCGTCCGCTTGATCGTCGAGAACCGCCTGCCCGAGCCGACCACCGTCCACTGGCACGGCCTGGAGCTGCCCATCCAGTACGACGGCCCCCCGCACCTGGTGCAAGACCCGATCGAGCCCGGCGGCACCTTCGTCTACGAGTTCGACCTGCACCAGGCCGGCACCTTCTTCTACCATTCGCATATCGCGATGCAAGAAGCGATCGGGATGGTCGGCTACTTCATCATCCACCCCGCCCGCGCCTTCGACCCCCCGGTCGACCGCGACATCGGCCTGATCTTCCAGAACTACTTCATCCCGCCCAATCAGACCGTGCCCAACACCATGGCGATGGAGTGGAACTGGCACACCATCAACGGCCGGAGCGGCCCCTACTCTACCCCGATCGTCGTTCGCCACGGCGACCGCGTCCGTCTCCGCATCCTCGACTTCAGCCCCATGCAGCACCACCCGATCCACCTGCACGGCCACACCTTCTGGATCACCGGACGCGAAGGGGCCCGCATCCCCACCTCGGCCTGGCAAGCGCGCAACACCGAGCTGATCGCTGTCGCCCAGGCCACCGACCTCGAATTCGTCGCCAACAACCCCGGCGACTGGCTACTGCACTGCCACATGGTTCATCACATGATGAATCACATGGTCAAACAGGTCGGCCCCCGCATCCGCGACGGCGTGGACGTGACCCGATACTTCGGCTCGCCCGACGACCGGCCGAGGCCCGTGCTCTCCCGATCAGCCGCCGCCCAGGTCGATCCCGGATATCCGCAAATGATGATGGGCATGGAGATGACCGACGCCCAGATGCACGCCATCACCAACCGCCGCGAGACCCTCGGCATGCGTAAGGGCTGGCCTCGCGCCCTGGCCGGTCTGATGACGGTCGTCCGCGTCCTTCCCGACGACCTCTTCGACCGCGTGATGCACTCCGACGAGGACATCCCCCCCGGCTCCATCTTCGACGAGCTCGTCCGTCGCACCAGCTCATGATCCCCCTCCACGCCCCCCATCAACCCTCCCGCCCCCCGCGAGTGGCCTCGGCGGGTGGTCGAACGGGTAGCCGGGGCAACGTGGAGCAGCGCGAAACGTGCCCCGGTGGCGCCGCTGATCCCGGGGCACGCCTTCGGCTTCGCCCCGGCCACCCGCCGGCGTTTTCTCGACGCCTCAGGAAGGTCGATCCCGCCAACCCTGGTTCCGTTGTCCGGCGATGCGGAGAATGATCCTCCTGTCCAGGGATTCCGAACACAGGTGCAGCCACTCGTGCCAACCAGCCGACACCGCCGGATCGGTCGTTGATCCCCGACCACGCCCGACCCGGAGTCGCCCTGCGGCAACGGATTTTGATCCACGTTACTTGGCGGGCTGTTGATCGGTGCCGATCGGCCTCACGATCTCCCCGTAAGCATCGGGCCTCCTCTGCTGGAGGTTCCGGCTGTTCTGCCGGGCCTGCCGGACCCGTCCCAGATCGATCGTGGCGGTGATGTAGCCCTCCCCCGGTTCCGTGCAGGCGGCGAGGATCTGGGCGGGCCACTGGCCGATCATCGTCCCCGACCCATACGCCTGGTTCGTGGCGACCATCGCGACCTCGTTCTGGAACATCGCAGACTTCACGAGGAAGTCCTCCACCATCCCCCTCCGGCCGTTGATCCAGACAAGCATCTCGGCCCCGTTGAGCGACAGGATGCGGGACGACTCCGGGAACCAGCCGTCGTAGCAGGTCAGGATGCCGACCCGGCCGAAGTCCAGGTCGAAGACCGGGAAGTCCTGCCCCCGTTGCATCGTCCACTCGGGGTCGTTCGTCAGGAACCACGCGTCGTCCTTGCCCTGCGGAGGTCTCGACCAGGGCGGCTGGCCCTCGAAATGGTCCACGGCGGCGTGGACCTTGTGGTACTTGCCGGCGATCTCGCCCGACCGGTCGAACAGAAGGGCCGTGTTGGCATACGTGCCGTCCTCGAAGACCTCCCAGCAACCGACGATTACGAAGATGTTCCCCATCGCCGCCGCTCTTGCGATCCGCTCCGTCTGCGGGC encodes the following:
- a CDS encoding carbon-nitrogen hydrolase family protein, encoding MKPQLRMAILASVTWLLPALIAWGGEELLEPAEVKVAAVQILGYDKTDLPRPGFDPTDAVIPFIERAARDGAQLVVFPEYLLGRIAVPGPQTERIARAAAMGNIFVIVGCWEVFEDGTYANTALLFDRSGEIAGKYHKVHAAVDHFEGQPPWSRPPQGKDDAWFLTNDPEWTMQRGQDFPVFDLDFGRVGILTCYDGWFPESSRILSLNGAEMLVWINGRRGMVEDFLVKSAMFQNEVAMVATNQAYGSGTMIGQWPAQILAACTEPGEGYITATIDLGRVRQARQNSRNLQQRRPDAYGEIVRPIGTDQQPAK
- a CDS encoding multicopper oxidase family protein, coding for MDDAENRRNFLKKGTAATVGTFGLSSATAGAQEARPEVDAPPPQQAPGPFDEYSRTRSSYGGPPDSDRFFGKLVPGRRGSDQPPVPFEMPDVVTLPWRMVDGVKEYRIVCEHVRRELLPGYWMDLWGYNGSVPGPTIEANQGDRVRLIVENRLPEPTTVHWHGLELPIQYDGPPHLVQDPIEPGGTFVYEFDLHQAGTFFYHSHIAMQEAIGMVGYFIIHPARAFDPPVDRDIGLIFQNYFIPPNQTVPNTMAMEWNWHTINGRSGPYSTPIVVRHGDRVRLRILDFSPMQHHPIHLHGHTFWITGREGARIPTSAWQARNTELIAVAQATDLEFVANNPGDWLLHCHMVHHMMNHMVKQVGPRIRDGVDVTRYFGSPDDRPRPVLSRSAAAQVDPGYPQMMMGMEMTDAQMHAITNRRETLGMRKGWPRALAGLMTVVRVLPDDLFDRVMHSDEDIPPGSIFDELVRRTSS